A single region of the Chryseobacterium sp. 6424 genome encodes:
- a CDS encoding DUF3427 domain-containing protein has product MGVTIDTVLFLRPTESLTIFLQQLGRGLRLSDDKDVLTVLDFVGQARDEYDFENKFRALIGKTNTTVLKEIEQDFPHLPLGCSIVLEKKAKDFILENIRKATSINKRQLVSKIQKFQHDTHLELTLSNFLAFYNLRLQQVYKNHTFNELLEEAVRKPFNKVNYASYKSMISNKLMATESLSYFKFILELIDQNFELANLEWSENNKILATMVFYDFYQSASKEMSLEDGIRRIGENKDMVKELHDFISFKIAQINYEEFPLEDFAFPFPLKLHSRYTRDQILVAMQLSTIESKSSSREGVAENKLLNCEALFVNLKKSEEDFSPTTMYDDYAINESLFHWQSQNKTADTSVKGKSYINQLKSKKIILLFIRESKTDADSFTRGYVFVGPVSFVEFTGSKPMSITWQLSKEMPHFLWRDSAKLQVG; this is encoded by the coding sequence TTGGGGGTAACTATAGATACGGTATTGTTTCTACGGCCCACCGAAAGTTTAACGATCTTTCTTCAGCAATTAGGAAGAGGTTTGCGCTTATCGGATGATAAAGATGTCCTAACGGTTTTAGATTTTGTTGGACAAGCCAGGGACGAGTACGACTTCGAAAATAAATTTCGTGCGCTTATTGGCAAAACAAATACTACAGTTCTCAAGGAAATCGAGCAGGATTTTCCTCATTTACCTTTAGGATGTTCGATCGTATTAGAGAAAAAAGCGAAAGATTTTATCCTTGAAAATATAAGGAAAGCGACCTCTATTAATAAACGACAATTGGTCTCTAAAATCCAGAAATTTCAACATGATACCCATTTAGAACTCACCTTAAGCAACTTCCTTGCGTTTTATAATTTACGACTCCAACAGGTGTATAAAAACCATACTTTTAACGAACTCTTAGAAGAAGCAGTAAGAAAGCCTTTTAATAAAGTTAATTATGCCAGCTATAAATCGATGATTTCCAATAAGCTTATGGCTACGGAATCGCTGAGTTATTTCAAATTCATTTTAGAATTAATTGATCAAAATTTCGAGCTCGCCAACTTGGAGTGGTCAGAGAATAATAAAATATTAGCAACTATGGTTTTTTATGATTTCTATCAAAGCGCCTCCAAAGAGATGTCGCTTGAAGACGGCATTAGAAGAATAGGCGAGAACAAAGACATGGTAAAGGAGCTTCACGATTTCATTTCCTTCAAGATAGCGCAGATCAATTATGAGGAATTCCCACTCGAAGATTTTGCATTTCCTTTTCCACTGAAACTACATTCAAGGTATACAAGAGATCAAATTTTAGTGGCGATGCAATTAAGCACAATAGAAAGTAAAAGTTCAAGCAGGGAAGGGGTTGCAGAAAATAAGCTTCTTAACTGCGAGGCCCTTTTCGTGAACTTAAAAAAGTCGGAAGAAGATTTTTCACCTACTACAATGTATGACGACTATGCCATTAATGAATCCTTATTTCATTGGCAATCTCAAAATAAAACCGCCGATACTTCAGTGAAAGGAAAATCCTATATTAACCAGTTGAAAAGTAAGAAGATCATTCTTTTATTTATACGAGAATCAAAAACAGACGCTGACAGTTTTACGCGGGGCTACGTATTTGTTGGCCCAGTTAGTTTCGTTGAATTTACGGGCTCAAAACCAATGTCCATCACTTGGCAACTAAGCAAAGAAATGCCACATTTCCTGTGGCGAGATTCCGCAAAACTACAAGTAGGTTAA
- a CDS encoding site-specific integrase: MTTFQFTLKNGSKANGEKSIVALFIKDRKNTSLSIQKSCKEEQWSFETERVKKSHPEYQKINTFIEKYKMIIQKIIDDLEDENIQYTLPDLIDRIKNFKGKGKTKTFTEFISENTENLKSLDKLGSAKIEKQTLQSLQTFLGKKDIGFNELSFQCLKKYENYCVLKGNKPATIGMRLRTIRYIFNMAIKSKIIKESQYPFKEYKISSVKSTSKKEFLTQDEISKLINYEPANEYEQFAKDMFLFSYYGRGINFIDVLKLEKNGIYNDTVSYLRTKTGVAVRFKLTEISKEIIERYQSDPESKLIFRILKDNNTEVTYVKNKSAKYLQVYVNPYLKTMMSKLKISKNITYYCARHSFATALKFNNVSIEIIREALGHKDINSTMSYLNSLPDAKLDKIIEDVIK; the protein is encoded by the coding sequence ATGACTACTTTTCAATTTACTCTCAAAAATGGTTCAAAAGCCAATGGTGAAAAAAGTATCGTTGCGCTGTTTATTAAAGACCGCAAAAATACCAGCTTATCAATTCAGAAATCGTGTAAAGAAGAACAATGGAGTTTTGAGACAGAACGGGTAAAAAAGAGCCATCCGGAATACCAAAAAATCAACACTTTTATTGAAAAATATAAAATGATTATCCAAAAAATCATCGATGATTTGGAGGATGAGAATATCCAGTACACCCTACCTGATTTAATTGACCGCATAAAAAACTTTAAGGGAAAAGGAAAGACAAAAACTTTTACCGAATTTATTTCTGAAAACACCGAAAATCTTAAATCTCTGGACAAATTAGGTTCTGCTAAAATTGAAAAGCAGACGCTGCAATCGCTACAAACTTTTCTTGGCAAAAAAGATATTGGGTTTAATGAGCTATCTTTCCAATGTCTAAAGAAATATGAGAATTATTGCGTTTTGAAGGGAAACAAACCAGCTACGATTGGAATGAGACTTCGCACGATCCGCTATATTTTCAACATGGCGATAAAGTCTAAAATTATTAAGGAATCTCAATACCCGTTTAAAGAATATAAAATATCAAGTGTAAAAAGCACGAGCAAAAAGGAATTTTTGACACAAGATGAAATCAGCAAACTTATCAATTACGAACCTGCAAATGAGTACGAACAATTTGCCAAGGACATGTTTCTCTTCAGCTATTACGGGCGCGGAATCAATTTTATAGATGTGTTAAAATTAGAAAAGAATGGCATATACAATGATACGGTTAGTTATCTGCGCACTAAAACCGGCGTTGCTGTACGATTTAAACTTACCGAGATTTCCAAGGAAATTATTGAACGGTACCAATCGGATCCTGAATCTAAATTGATATTTAGAATTCTGAAGGACAACAACACGGAAGTAACCTATGTAAAAAACAAGTCCGCCAAATATTTACAGGTGTATGTAAATCCTTATCTGAAGACGATGATGTCGAAACTAAAAATCAGCAAAAACATTACATACTATTGCGCAAGGCATTCCTTTGCAACTGCTCTCAAGTTTAATAATGTTTCAATTGAAATCATCCGTGAAGCATTGGGACATAAGGACATTAATTCTACCATGTCTTATCTCAATTCTTTACCTGATGCAAAACTGGATAAGATTATTGAGGATGTTATTAAATAG
- a CDS encoding nucleotidyl transferase AbiEii/AbiGii toxin family protein, producing the protein MWHQQLTKEQRVETLNQLGLSTGYAPFAIEKDWWVCMVLRAVFQSKYKDQIIFKGGTSLSKAYQIIERFSEDVDLIIDRNLLGFSAEPDTITQMKKLRKTAGKFVISDFREELECQLKNLGISPNDYEIKYSEIVDDLSDPNHLELVYKSVMPQESYVQQKVLIEMGARAMTEPSERKMVQSFIEDYYEEAPFSLPPFEVLVTVPTKTFLEKILLLHEEFSKPKDRIRGERMSRHLFDLYQLYYSDYGKNALVDDELFEKIVVFREKMNRSKWINYENHKKGFINIIPPKEVIKEWGNDYKIMQSNMIVGESPSFEILIQTMEEIMKILNND; encoded by the coding sequence ATGTGGCATCAACAACTTACTAAGGAACAGCGGGTTGAAACTTTAAATCAGTTAGGTTTATCTACAGGTTATGCGCCATTTGCAATAGAAAAGGATTGGTGGGTTTGTATGGTGTTACGCGCCGTTTTTCAGTCAAAATATAAGGATCAGATTATTTTTAAGGGTGGAACTTCTTTAAGCAAAGCGTATCAAATTATCGAACGCTTTTCCGAAGATGTTGATTTGATTATTGATAGAAATTTATTGGGGTTTTCTGCAGAGCCCGACACAATAACACAAATGAAGAAACTGCGTAAAACTGCGGGGAAGTTTGTGATATCGGATTTTAGAGAAGAATTAGAATGCCAGTTGAAGAACTTGGGTATTTCTCCAAACGATTACGAAATCAAATATTCAGAAATTGTGGACGATTTAAGTGATCCTAATCACTTAGAGTTGGTTTATAAAAGTGTAATGCCTCAAGAAAGTTATGTTCAACAAAAGGTATTAATTGAAATGGGCGCAAGAGCAATGACCGAACCTTCCGAGAGAAAAATGGTTCAATCATTTATTGAAGATTATTACGAAGAAGCTCCATTTTCACTACCGCCATTTGAAGTATTGGTTACCGTGCCGACAAAAACTTTTTTGGAAAAAATTCTTTTGCTTCATGAAGAGTTTTCAAAACCGAAAGATCGAATTAGAGGTGAGAGGATGAGTCGTCATTTGTTCGATTTGTATCAACTTTATTATAGCGATTATGGTAAAAATGCTTTAGTAGATGATGAGCTTTTTGAGAAGATTGTGGTATTTAGAGAGAAAATGAATCGTTCCAAATGGATTAATTATGAAAATCACAAAAAGGGATTTATCAATATTATTCCTCCCAAAGAAGTGATTAAAGAATGGGGAAACGATTATAAAATTATGCAAAGCAATATGATTGTAGGGGAAAGTCCAAGCTTTGAAATTTTAATTCAAACAATGGAAGAAATTATGAAGATATTAAATAATGATTAG
- a CDS encoding DUF6088 family protein, which translates to MTNNFQKVMQNTHSQIENKIRKSSKGKIFFAEDFQKFGTPENIRQVLRRLEEQGVVVRLAHGIYLNPKKDELLGIVYPSIEQIAKEIAKRDKARIAPTGVMAMYLLGLSTQIPLHAVYLTDGAQREINIGKSKIKFKKTSPRNLAVKDGLLQLIIQAYKITGEKNISQAFEEKLIPYIKKLDENILNSQLKFAPVWIQKRIKNINLS; encoded by the coding sequence GTGACAAATAATTTTCAAAAAGTGATGCAAAATACTCATAGTCAAATAGAAAACAAGATAAGGAAGTCTTCAAAGGGAAAAATATTTTTCGCAGAAGATTTTCAAAAATTTGGCACTCCAGAAAATATCCGCCAAGTCCTTCGTCGATTGGAAGAGCAAGGGGTTGTCGTTCGCTTGGCTCATGGAATTTATTTAAACCCAAAAAAGGATGAGCTTTTAGGAATTGTTTATCCAAGTATAGAACAGATTGCTAAAGAGATTGCCAAACGAGATAAAGCCAGGATTGCACCTACGGGGGTTATGGCAATGTATCTTCTCGGACTTTCCACTCAAATTCCTTTGCACGCTGTATATTTAACCGATGGTGCGCAACGGGAAATCAACATAGGGAAAAGCAAAATTAAGTTCAAGAAAACTTCTCCGAGAAATTTGGCTGTAAAAGATGGCCTGCTGCAACTTATCATTCAGGCGTATAAAATTACTGGCGAGAAAAATATTTCACAAGCTTTTGAAGAAAAACTTATCCCATATATTAAGAAATTAGACGAAAATATCTTGAATTCTCAGCTGAAATTTGCACCAGTTTGGATTCAGAAAAGAATTAAAAATATAAACCTATCATAA
- a CDS encoding type I restriction endonuclease subunit R, which yields MKFTESQLEQSVISLLAEQGIPHTSGLHIHKTLEEVLLKEDLKNFLYQIYADISPGEVQQIILKLEYFSSSALYESNRDILRLIADGFTLKREDASKKDLFIQLIDYSDKDQNIYHFVNQLEIKGSEKRIPDGILYINGIPLVVFEFKTAIQENTTIHDAYKQLTIRYKRDIPELLKYNAFLVLSDGVNNKAGSLFAPYEFFYGWRKAESHEKISKDGIASLYTMIKGLFNKDRLRDVIHNFIFFPDTGKKQEKIVCRYPQYYASRKLYENILAHRKPLGDGKGGTYFGATGCGKSYTMLYLSRLLMRSTEMASPTIILITDRTDLDEQLSGTFTNAKNFIGDNHIVSVESREDLRNQLRNRESGGVFLTTIHKFAEDTELLSERNNIICISDEAHRSQINLDKNLKITDKEVKTSFGFAYYLHQSLPNATYVGFTGTPIDKTFEVFGDVVDAYTMNESVQDEITVRIVYEGRASKVILKTEKLKEIEEYYAQCVAEGSSEYQVEESKKATTGMNAILGDKDRLKAVAEDFVKHYENRVNEGATVCGKAMFVSSSREIAYNFYKELLELRPEWGIIKTHEDGIELSEKEMKELKPIAKVNMVMTRDKDDEKDLYELLGTKDDRKELDRQFKQEKSNFKIAIVVDMWLTGFDVPFLDSIYIDKPIQEHSLIQTISRVNRKFKGKDKGLVVDYIGIKNNMNYALAKFNKEDQNEFEDIDKAITIVKDQLDLLRKIFHNFNTKPYFEGSPVQQLENLNLAAEFVQTTEDLEKRFMRIVRKMKEAYNICCSSEAFTYSEKEEIHYFVAIRSIIYKLTKKEAPDIAQMNARVAKMVEEAVQSDGVEEVFKMDENAGEKIDIFGEEYLERIDRIKLPNTKIKILQRLLKMAIDDFKKVNKVKGVDFTKRLQTIVDKYNERSEDMVLANDVLDDLAGQMADLLRDLKTEKYSFEQLGIDFEEKSFYDILKEIRDKYKFEYPEEKLIALAKDIKIIVDDKAKYTDWSEREDIKAELKVDLILKLAEHGYPPVTRDEVYKEIFEQAENFRRFRE from the coding sequence ATGAAATTCACCGAATCCCAATTAGAGCAAAGCGTTATATCCTTGTTGGCAGAGCAGGGCATACCGCATACTTCTGGGTTGCACATCCACAAAACGCTGGAAGAGGTACTGCTGAAAGAGGATTTAAAAAATTTCCTCTATCAGATTTATGCGGATATTTCGCCGGGCGAGGTGCAGCAAATCATCCTGAAACTGGAATATTTTTCCTCTTCGGCGCTCTACGAGAGCAACCGTGATATTCTGCGACTCATTGCCGATGGTTTCACGCTGAAACGCGAAGACGCCTCTAAAAAAGATTTGTTCATCCAGCTCATCGATTATTCCGACAAAGACCAAAACATCTACCACTTTGTGAATCAGTTGGAGATAAAGGGTTCGGAAAAAAGAATTCCGGACGGTATTCTGTACATCAACGGAATTCCTTTGGTGGTGTTTGAATTTAAAACTGCCATTCAGGAAAATACCACCATCCACGATGCCTACAAGCAACTCACCATCCGCTACAAAAGGGACATCCCCGAACTGCTGAAATACAATGCGTTTCTGGTGCTCAGCGATGGAGTGAATAATAAGGCGGGTTCGCTTTTTGCGCCGTACGAATTTTTCTACGGTTGGCGAAAAGCCGAAAGCCACGAAAAGATTTCCAAAGACGGAATTGCCTCGCTTTACACGATGATCAAAGGGCTATTCAATAAAGACCGACTTCGTGATGTGATTCACAATTTTATCTTTTTCCCGGACACCGGCAAGAAGCAGGAGAAAATTGTCTGCCGGTATCCGCAATATTACGCCAGCAGAAAACTGTACGAAAATATTTTAGCCCACCGGAAACCTTTGGGCGACGGCAAGGGCGGAACCTATTTCGGAGCCACCGGATGCGGGAAAAGCTACACCATGCTATATCTTTCTCGCTTGCTGATGCGGAGTACAGAAATGGCAAGTCCTACCATCATCCTCATCACCGACCGTACCGATTTGGACGAGCAACTGTCCGGAACTTTTACCAACGCCAAAAACTTCATTGGTGATAATCATATCGTAAGCGTAGAATCTCGCGAAGACCTGAGAAACCAGTTGCGAAACAGAGAAAGTGGCGGAGTTTTTCTCACCACCATCCACAAATTTGCGGAAGATACCGAACTGCTTTCCGAGCGGAACAACATCATCTGTATTTCGGATGAGGCGCACCGTTCGCAAATTAACCTCGATAAAAATCTTAAAATCACCGATAAGGAGGTGAAGACCAGTTTCGGTTTCGCCTATTATCTGCATCAGTCCTTGCCCAACGCCACTTATGTAGGGTTCACCGGAACACCGATCGACAAAACTTTTGAAGTTTTCGGCGATGTGGTAGATGCCTATACGATGAACGAATCTGTTCAGGATGAAATCACCGTACGGATTGTGTATGAAGGCCGTGCCTCAAAAGTAATCCTGAAAACGGAAAAACTAAAAGAGATAGAAGAATACTATGCCCAGTGCGTGGCAGAAGGTTCCAGCGAATATCAGGTGGAAGAAAGCAAAAAAGCGACTACCGGAATGAATGCCATTCTTGGCGACAAAGACCGGCTGAAAGCCGTTGCAGAAGATTTTGTAAAACACTATGAAAATCGGGTAAACGAAGGTGCAACGGTATGCGGAAAGGCGATGTTTGTTTCTTCGAGCAGGGAGATTGCGTACAATTTTTATAAAGAACTGTTAGAACTCCGCCCGGAATGGGGCATCATCAAAACGCATGAGGACGGCATAGAACTTTCTGAAAAGGAAATGAAGGAGTTAAAACCGATTGCCAAAGTCAATATGGTGATGACGAGGGATAAAGATGATGAAAAGGATTTGTATGAACTGCTCGGAACGAAAGACGACCGCAAGGAACTGGACCGGCAGTTTAAGCAGGAAAAATCCAATTTCAAAATCGCCATTGTGGTAGATATGTGGCTTACAGGTTTTGATGTACCGTTTCTGGACAGTATTTATATTGATAAACCCATTCAGGAGCATTCTCTGATTCAAACGATTTCACGGGTCAACCGAAAATTTAAAGGGAAGGATAAAGGTTTGGTTGTAGATTATATCGGCATCAAAAACAATATGAATTATGCTTTGGCGAAATTCAATAAAGAAGACCAAAACGAGTTTGAAGACATTGATAAAGCCATTACCATTGTAAAAGACCAGTTGGATTTGCTGCGGAAAATATTCCACAACTTCAATACTAAACCCTACTTTGAAGGCAGCCCGGTTCAGCAATTGGAAAACCTCAATTTAGCAGCAGAATTTGTCCAAACGACTGAAGATTTGGAAAAGCGCTTTATGCGAATCGTGCGGAAGATGAAGGAGGCGTATAACATCTGCTGTTCATCGGAAGCGTTTACTTATTCTGAGAAAGAGGAGATCCATTATTTTGTGGCAATTCGTTCCATCATTTATAAACTTACGAAAAAAGAAGCACCGGATATTGCGCAGATGAACGCCCGCGTTGCTAAAATGGTGGAAGAAGCCGTACAAAGTGACGGTGTGGAAGAAGTTTTCAAAATGGATGAAAACGCAGGAGAAAAAATAGATATTTTCGGTGAAGAGTATCTGGAAAGAATCGACCGCATTAAACTTCCGAATACGAAAATTAAGATTCTGCAACGGCTTTTGAAAATGGCAATTGATGATTTCAAGAAAGTGAATAAAGTAAAAGGGGTTGATTTCACTAAAAGGCTTCAAACGATTGTAGACAAATACAATGAAAGAAGTGAAGATATGGTTTTGGCCAACGATGTTTTGGATGATCTTGCCGGACAAATGGCGGACTTGCTACGCGATCTAAAAACGGAGAAATATTCTTTCGAGCAATTAGGAATCGACTTCGAGGAGAAATCTTTCTATGATATCCTGAAAGAAATCCGGGACAAATACAAATTTGAGTATCCTGAAGAAAAACTCATTGCCCTCGCCAAAGACATCAAAATCATCGTGGATGACAAAGCCAAATATACCGACTGGAGCGAAAGAGAAGACATCAAAGCCGAACTGAAAGTAGATTTAATTTTGAAGCTTGCCGAACACGGCTATCCACCCGTAACCCGCGACGAAGTGTACAAAGAAATTTTTGAGCAGGCAGAAAATTTCAGGAGGTTTAGGGAATAG
- a CDS encoding DUF3644 domain-containing protein, with product MQLRKGKTKVILENAIECALLAVEIYNKPRTNYRVEGYITNMIMAWTKLFQAHFHYTIGDKFYYKNKSGRYELIEGEKKAWELKTCITKYGQLSLSQKANLDFFIKLRNKIEHRHIEKDEIGITIFGECQSLLYNFESKLIDFFGEEYALNESLSFALQFSRIRTSGQSIASKTLLSKEVKDLREFIDRYKNALPNDVFDSQEYSIKLIQVPKISNTNRSDLAIEFVNWNNLSEEDRFNYEKITTIIKDKVVHKEVLNPGKLKPGEVIRLVNDEIELSKKINHFDLKCLYYAFSIRPTAQDEGQNDPFDCNTNFCHYDEVHDDYVFQEAWVKFLVENISLEKLTKTVWKGSYDKKQKLNLEDFQINNQ from the coding sequence ATGCAACTACGAAAAGGAAAGACAAAGGTTATTCTCGAAAATGCGATTGAATGTGCGCTTTTAGCAGTAGAGATTTATAATAAGCCCCGGACTAATTATAGAGTCGAAGGCTATATTACAAATATGATTATGGCATGGACTAAATTGTTTCAAGCGCATTTCCACTACACCATTGGTGATAAATTCTATTATAAAAATAAAAGTGGACGATATGAATTAATTGAAGGAGAAAAAAAAGCATGGGAACTGAAAACATGCATTACTAAATATGGACAACTAAGCCTTTCACAAAAAGCTAATCTAGATTTCTTTATAAAACTGAGAAATAAAATTGAGCATAGACATATTGAAAAAGATGAAATTGGTATCACGATTTTTGGAGAATGCCAATCTTTACTTTATAATTTCGAAAGCAAGCTAATAGATTTTTTTGGTGAAGAATATGCTTTGAATGAATCACTATCGTTTGCATTGCAGTTTTCCCGAATTAGAACTAGCGGGCAAAGTATTGCCAGTAAAACGTTACTTTCCAAAGAGGTTAAAGATTTGAGGGAATTTATTGATAGATATAAAAATGCACTACCTAATGATGTTTTTGATTCACAGGAGTACAGTATTAAATTAATTCAAGTTCCCAAGATTTCTAACACAAATAGGAGTGATTTAGCAATAGAATTTGTTAATTGGAATAATCTTTCTGAAGAAGATAGATTTAATTATGAAAAAATTACTACGATTATTAAAGATAAGGTAGTTCATAAAGAAGTATTAAATCCTGGAAAATTAAAACCTGGCGAAGTAATAAGGCTTGTTAACGACGAAATTGAGCTTTCAAAAAAAATTAATCATTTTGATTTGAAATGTTTGTACTATGCATTTTCAATTAGGCCGACTGCACAAGATGAAGGGCAAAACGATCCTTTTGACTGTAATACAAATTTTTGCCATTATGATGAAGTTCACGACGATTATGTATTTCAAGAAGCATGGGTGAAATTTTTGGTCGAAAACATTTCCTTGGAAAAACTAACCAAAACTGTTTGGAAAGGTTCATATGATAAAAAACAGAAATTAAATTTAGAAGATTTTCAAATAAATAACCAATGA
- a CDS encoding DUF4145 domain-containing protein yields MQIHLDSRVFDIGRIIDFCPYCHKHIIPKTNSHSLKNSELSFFIICTNLACGKAFVTVYEKLQSNTYFYKNAIGGFLEVKKFSEIISSISPNFITIYNQAETAEHYNLDQISGVGFRKALEFLIKDYSCKLYPEKESEIKAKMLMPVINDYIKSDNIKNVAKRAVWLGNDETHYERKWEGKDVQSLKKLIDLTISWIETEETTRQILEEMPD; encoded by the coding sequence ATGCAAATACATTTGGATAGTCGGGTATTCGATATTGGCAGAATTATAGATTTTTGTCCTTACTGCCATAAACACATAATTCCAAAAACTAATTCACATTCATTAAAAAATTCTGAATTAAGTTTTTTTATAATATGCACAAATTTGGCTTGTGGAAAGGCTTTTGTAACTGTTTACGAAAAGTTACAATCGAACACTTATTTTTATAAAAATGCTATTGGAGGGTTTCTTGAAGTTAAAAAATTTAGTGAAATAATTTCTAGTATTTCACCAAATTTTATAACCATATACAATCAAGCTGAAACTGCAGAACACTACAATCTTGACCAGATTTCGGGTGTAGGCTTCCGAAAAGCTTTAGAATTTTTAATAAAGGATTATTCCTGCAAATTATATCCCGAAAAAGAAAGTGAAATTAAAGCCAAAATGTTAATGCCAGTTATAAATGATTACATTAAAAGTGATAATATAAAAAATGTTGCAAAAAGAGCAGTTTGGTTGGGAAATGACGAAACTCACTATGAAAGAAAATGGGAAGGGAAGGATGTTCAAAGTTTAAAAAAACTTATCGACCTTACAATTTCTTGGATCGAAACAGAAGAGACAACACGTCAAATTTTGGAAGAGATGCCTGATTAA
- a CDS encoding restriction endonuclease subunit S, producing the protein MHSNYKRLGDYIRLVDERNRNLEISNLAGLTINKNFITSVANVVGTDMSTYKIIRKNQFACSVMQVRRDKKMPVALWKKNEPGIISQAYPIFEIVDEGSLSPDYLMMWFTRSEFDREACFLAVGGVRGSLEWEDFLNMKFPLPSLEKQKEIVAEYQAVEQRILLNKKLCWKLEETAQTIYKHWFEDFEFPVENKEERTKSKESHNHQPSTTHPTYKSSGGKMVYNEELGKEIPEGWNLQPIKEIATLSAGGDRPNVFSNIKSTECRIPIYSNGVTDEGLYGFTNEAKIFKKSISISARGTIGFCVLRDEPFVPIVRLIVVIPNEDFFAKYLFDYINKFEFDDSGSVQNQLTVPQLTAFKILIPQNEIVKKYDGIIGNLIKKIKLITRQTQKFEELKSLLLGKMAVEN; encoded by the coding sequence ATGCATTCGAATTATAAAAGACTGGGCGACTATATCCGATTGGTGGACGAGCGTAACCGGAATTTGGAAATAAGCAATTTGGCAGGTTTGACCATTAATAAAAACTTCATTACTTCTGTTGCAAATGTGGTGGGAACAGATATGTCCACTTACAAGATTATTCGCAAAAATCAGTTTGCGTGTAGCGTTATGCAAGTGCGCAGAGATAAAAAGATGCCCGTTGCGTTATGGAAAAAGAACGAGCCCGGTATTATATCGCAAGCTTATCCAATATTTGAAATTGTAGATGAAGGCAGTCTTTCTCCAGATTATCTTATGATGTGGTTTACGCGAAGCGAGTTTGACCGCGAAGCATGTTTTTTGGCCGTTGGTGGTGTAAGAGGAAGTTTGGAGTGGGAAGATTTTTTGAATATGAAATTTCCTTTGCCCTCCCTCGAAAAGCAAAAAGAGATCGTTGCGGAATACCAAGCCGTGGAGCAGCGCATCCTGTTGAACAAAAAACTTTGCTGGAAATTAGAGGAAACCGCACAAACCATTTATAAGCATTGGTTTGAGGATTTTGAATTTCCGGTTGAGAACAAAGAAGAAAGAACAAAGAGCAAAGAATCCCACAACCATCAACCATCAACCACCCACCCAACTTACAAATCTTCCGGAGGAAAAATGGTATACAACGAAGAACTGGGCAAGGAAATTCCGGAGGGGTGGAATTTGCAACCGATTAAAGAAATTGCAACGCTATCAGCGGGAGGTGACAGACCCAATGTATTTTCAAACATTAAGTCTACTGAGTGTAGAATTCCCATTTATTCAAATGGTGTTACCGATGAAGGTCTTTATGGATTTACAAACGAGGCAAAAATTTTCAAAAAAAGCATTTCTATTTCCGCAAGAGGTACAATTGGATTTTGTGTTTTAAGAGATGAGCCTTTTGTTCCTATTGTAAGATTAATTGTAGTAATACCGAATGAAGATTTTTTTGCAAAATATCTTTTTGATTACATTAATAAATTTGAATTCGACGATTCAGGTTCTGTTCAAAATCAATTAACTGTTCCGCAATTAACAGCATTCAAGATTTTAATACCCCAAAATGAAATAGTTAAAAAATATGATGGAATAATAGGTAATTTAATAAAAAAAATAAAACTAATTACCAGACAAACCCAAAAATTCGAAGAACTAAAAAGCCTGCTGCTGGGTAAAATGGCGGTGGAAAATTAA